In a genomic window of Acropora muricata isolate sample 2 chromosome 2, ASM3666990v1, whole genome shotgun sequence:
- the LOC136896510 gene encoding putative serine protease K12H4.7, which yields MSALDLLMHFVVLIFVFTKASLASLHFIRGRPRGGMLGVPEVGCTVDSKNLPEAQWFSQRLDHFDDSNTNTWQQRYFYNDSHYVNSDGPVFLMIGGEGEANPIWLTVGDMMKNAQVFGAFTFLLEHRFYGESRPTSDMSDANLRYLNSEQALADLAAFRVAMAKKFNLTSNQWISFGGSYPGSLSAWYRLKYPHLVDGAVASSAPVFGKLNFLEYMDVVTASLGTTGPDCVKNVANATNRVQSLLSSLEGAKQLTELFMLCQPLDKDNVNDVATFALDLSGNFAIVVQYNKDNRAFEGAVGTNITVNTLCDIMNDERIGEPLLRYAKINSMMLQTYGVNCLDSSYKSMITTLQNTSWSSSASEGGRQWTYQTCTEFGFYQTSDSHAQPFGKLFPLKFFIQQCMDIFDPQFNATNIQNGIDQTNTNYGGYGIASSKIIFPNGSIDPWHALGIIKDVTSSEQAVFIEGTAHCANMYPASPSDPPQLVAARQTIQDHLKAWLAQESLPSNQV from the exons ATGTCGGCCCTAGATCTCCTGATGCATTTCGTAGTACTGATTTTCGTGTTCACGAAGGCCTCCCTGGCCTCTCTTCATTTCATACGAGGTAGACCGCGAGGAGGTATGTTAGGAGTTCCAGAAGTCGGTTGCACTGTTGATTCCAAAAATCTTCCAGAAGCTCAATGGTTCAGCCAACGACTTGATCACTTCGATGACTCAAACACCAATACGTGGCAACAAAGATATTTCTATAACGACAGTCATTACGTGAACTCGGACGGACCTGTTTTTCTCATGATCGGGGGTGAAGGCGAAGCGAACCCAATATGGCTAACTGTGGGTGACATGATGAAGAATGCGCAAGTATTTGGCgcatttacttttcttttggaGCACAGGTTTTATGGGGAAAGTCGACCGACAAG TGATATGAGTGATGCAAACCTCAGGTATCTGAACAGTGAGCAAGCGTTGGCTGACCTTGCAGCCTTCCGTGTTGCCATGgcaaagaaatttaatttaacatcAAACCAGTGGATTTCATTTGGTGGCTCTTATCCTGGATCTTTGTCAGCTTGGTATAGGCTCAAATACCCTCATCTAGTAGATG GTGCTGTTGCATCAAGTGCCCCAGTCTTTGGCAAGCTAAATTTTCTGGAGTATATGGATGTTGTAACTGCCTCACTTGGAACGACAGGGCCAGACTGTGTTAAAAATGTAGCCAATGCTACAAATAGAGTACAATCCTTGCTGTCTTCACTGGAAGGAGCAAAACAGCTGACTGAATTGTTTAT GCTTTGTCAGCCACTCGATAAAGACAACGTTAATGACGTTGCAACTTTTGCATTAGACCTGTCAGGAAACTTCGCTATTGTTGTCCAATACAATAAGGATAACAGAGCATTTGAG GGTGCAGTAGGAACAAACATAACGGTAAACACATTGTGTGACATCATGAATGATGAGCGAATTGGTGAACCTCTGCTTCGTTATGCTAAAATCAATTCGATGATGCTGCAAACGTACGGTGTCAATTGTCTTGATTCCAGCTATAAGAGCATGATAACAACTTTACAAAACACGTCTTGGAGCAGTTCCGCTTCTGAGGGAG GGAGACAATGGACTTACCAAACATGTACCGAGTTTGGATTCTATCAAACATCAGATTCTCATGCGCAGCCATTCGGAAAACTTTTTCCATTGAA gtTTTTTATTCAACAGTGCATGGATATCTTCGATCCTCAGTTCAATGCTACAAATATTCAAAACGGCATAGATCAAACAAATACAAATTACGGGGGATATGGGATAGCTTCTAGCAAG ATAATATTTCCTAACGGTTCCATTGATCCTTGGCATGCATTGGGAATTATAAAGGATGTAACTTCATCGGAACAGGCAGTTTTTATTGAAG GCACTGCACATTGCGCTAATATGTACCCAGCCAGTCCTTCGGACCCACCACAGCTTGTAGCAGCGCGCCAGACAATTCAAGATCATCTCAAGGCGTGGCTCGCCCAAGAGTCTCTACCCAGCAACCAAGTCTAA